The genomic interval CGAAGCTGCCGGTGCTGTCGATGTCGGCCCCCTTCAAGAGCGGCAACGCCGGCGCCTTCGACTACACCGACGTGGCCGCCGGTGCGCTGGCGCTGAACAACGCGGCGGACCTGTATCTCTACCCGAACGCGCTGTATGCGGTGAAGGTGGACGGCGCCGGGCTGAAGGCCTGGCTGGAGACGGCGGCGCGCCGCTTCAACACGATCGACCCGAAGCAGACGGCCCCGCAGGAACTGGTCGACGCGAGCTTCCCCAGCTATAACTTCGATACGCCGACCTCGCTTGACATCAGCTACGAGATCGACCTGACCCGCGCGCCGGGCGAGCGCATCGTCAACCTGCGCCTGCGCGGCGAGCCGGTGAATGCGCAGCAGGAGTTCATCGTGGCGACGAACAACTACCGCGCCAGCGGCGGCGGCAATTTCCCTGGCCTCGACGGCAGCAAGACCGTGCTGGCTTCGCCCGACACCAGCCGCGACGTGCTGATCGCCCACATCCGCGCGACGAAACAGCTCACGCGCGCCGAACATGGCAGCGTGCGCAGCTGGCGCTTCGCGCGCGTGGCAACGGCGGGACCGGTGGTCTTCCATTCCGCGCCCGGCATGCTGAAGCTGGCGCGCGAGGCGGGGCTGGACAATGTCAGCCTGCTGCGCGAGGACGACGGGGCGGGCAAGGGCTTCGCGCTGTACGCGCTGGACCTGGCGAAATGAAGACCATCGCGCTCGCACTGGCGTGGCTGCTCGGTGCGGGCAGCCACCTGGCGCATGCGCAGGCCGGGATGCCGACGCAGGCGACCGACCAGTCACGGATGGACAACGCGCGTGCGGCCTGGCGCCTGGGGCTTGCCCTCAGGAATGGCGAAGGGATGGCGCGCGATCCGGGCGTGCGGCGGCCTTGATCAGGCAGGCGGCCGAGGGCGGCGTGCCGGCGGCGATGTTCGTGCTGGCGAACATGCTGGCGGCGGGCGAGGGCACATCGCGCGACGAGGCCGCATCGCGGCGCTGGCTGGAAGCGGCCGCGGCGCGCGATTATCCGGAGGCGCTGCAGGGCTTGGCCATGCTGGAACCGGATCCGCGCAAGGCGGAGCTCCTGATGCGGCAGGCGGCGCATGCGATGACACATCGGGGGGCGGATTGACCGTCTTGAGGCGCGTGGTTGCCGGCGTGGTTTGAACGCGTGGGCGGCGCCGGAGCCGCGTTGGTACAGACGGTCGGGTGGAGCCGCTCACCCTACGTTACTGTGACGCTGTGGCTGGGCCGGGCGTGGTTTGAACGCGTGCGCGGCGACGGTGCGGGCGGTCGGGTGAAGCCGACCACCCCGCATCCGTCATCCTTAGGGTGGACGGCTCCACCCGAAACGGTGCGTCATCGAGGCGTGTGCGCCGCTGAGCGTTCGCCGGGCATTCAGCCCGGCTCACCCACGCGTCCAGGCGCAGAGTGCGCGTCCGGCGGCGGGCCGGAGACGCGCTGGCGCTCCGCTTCAGCCTTCGTTCTTCGCGATCTCTTCCGCCGCAATCGCCGCCAGGTCGGTCAAGGCCTGCAGTTCCGACGAGCGCAGCTTGCGCGGCTCGCGGTCGATCACGCACAGCGTGCCCATTGCCTGGCCGGCGCGGTCGCGCAGCGGTACGCCGGCATAGAAACGGATGTGCGGGTCGGCCAGCACCAGCGGGTTGTTGGCGAAGCGCTCGTCGCTCATCGCATCTTCCACGACAAAAGGACCGTCCTGGAGGATCGCGTGGCTGCAGAATGCCCATTCGCGCGGCGTCTGCTGCGGCTGCAGGCCGACGCGGGCCTTGAACCACTGGCGCTTGGCAGTCAGGATCGAGATCAGGGCGATCGGCGACTCGGTCACTTTCGAGGCCAGGCGCACGATGCGGTCATAGCGCTCTTCGGCAGGCGTGTCGACCAGGTGCGCCGCTGCGACCGCCGCCAGGCGCTGGCCTTCGTCGGCCGGCACCGGGAAACGCGCATCGGGATCGGGCAGGTATTCGGGATCGGTCGGCGTCGGCGGAACGCGGCGCTCTTCGAAGCCGGCCTGGCCGGAGACCTTGTTCATCAGGGCCCGGATATGGCTCTCGCGCGTGCGGCGGTGGCCTCCGGGCGTTTTCCACGATTCGATCGCGCCACTTTCCATCCAGAGCTGGACGGTGCTAGTGGCGACGCCGAGCAGCCGGGCGGCCGCGCTCGTGGTCAGGATTGGATCCTCTTCCATCAGATTGCTGTTCATCAATATTCCTACTGTTTAACGAAGTATAGCCGATTTGATGAATCTAGCTAAGCACTGGACTTTCGAAACAAGGAGTTACAGCAAACCGACAGTTCAGGCAAATTGTATTGCCTGTCAGAAAGTTTTAGTGCACAATGCCGTCGATTTCATCAATATGTCACCTTTTGTGTAACTATCTCTTCGATCAGGACCGTCATGCCGCTTTCATCAGTCAGTCTCGCAGCCCGTCTGGGCGCCGCCTTTGCGCTCGTTCTCCTCGTGACCCTGACCCTGGCCATGTTCGCAGTGACGCGTGTCGACAGCATCGAGGCCAGCTTACGTAATGCCGAGCAATTTCGCTCCGGCCAGCTCGAGCCTCTGTACGCGGCACGCGAGGCGCTGGCCCAGACCGGTATCGCAGCGCGCAATGCCTACATTTTCCAGGACGCCACCGCGGCGAGCCGCGAGCTCGACCTGGTCGACGCACGCAAGGCCGAGTACCTGGCGGCACTCGGCCGCCTCGATCCGCTGCTGCGCGGCGACCCCCATTACGACCGCGTCCGCGCGGGAATGGACAGCATGGCGACCGAACTCGAACGCCCGCGGCGTTTTCGCGCGGCGGGCGAAATGGACGCCTTCGGTCGCTTCCTGGTCGAGGAGTGCAGCCCCCTGCGACGCCGTATCGTTGCCGACATCGACGTGCTGTTGACGGAGCTGCAGGCGCGCAGTACCCGCGCGGGCGCTGCAGCCGCCGCCGAGGCAACCGGCGCGCGCTGGTGGATCAGCGGCCTCGCCGCGCTGTCCGCCCTGCTGTGCGCCGTCATCGGCCTGGCGATCGTGCGCAGCCTGACTGGCCAGCTCGGCGGCGAACCGGCCTATGCCACCGCCGTCGCCCAAGCGATCGCCAGGGGCGAACTGCAGCACCGGGTCGAGATCGGCCGCGCCCGCCCGGCCAGCCTGTTGCATGCGATGAGCACGATGCGCGACAGCCTCGGCGGCATCGTCGCCCGCGTGCGCGGCGGCACCGACGCGATCGCCGCAGCGTCGGCCGAGATCGCTACCGGCAATCTCGATCTTTCGCGGCGCACGGAGACCCAGGCGGCTGCGCTGGCGCAGGTCGCCGGCTCGATGAAGGACCTGATCGGCTCGGTACGCGAAAACGCCGGCTACGCCGCCCAGGCCAGCACGCTGGCCGAGGATGCTGCGCGGATTTCGGTGCAGGGTGGCGCCGCCGTCGACGGCGTGGTCGCGACCATGAACCTGATCCAGATTCCTCGCGCCGCATCGAGGAAATCATCGGCGTCATCGACGGCATCGCCTTCCAGACCAATATATCCGCCCTGAATGCCGCCGTCGAGGCGGCGCGCGCCGGCGAGCAGGGGCGCGGTTTCGCGGTCGTGGCCAGCGAAGTGCGCAACCTGGCGCACCGCTCGGCTGCGGCGGCGAAAGAAATCAAGCTGCTGATCGAGGACTCGGTCGGGAAAGTGGACGCTGGCACCGCGCTCGTCGGTGAAGCCGGCGACACGATGCGCCGCGTCGTCGACGGCGTCGGCCGGGTGTCGGCAATCATGGGCAGCATTTCCGCCGCCACCCGCGGCCAGGGCGAAGGCATCGAGCGGGTCGATGCGGCGATCGTGCGCCTGGACGAGATGACCCTGCAGAATGCCGCCCCGGTCGAGGAAGCCTCGGCCGCGGCGCAGTCGCTGCGCCTGCAGGCGGACGAGCTGGCGGCCGTCGTTGGCACCTTCCAGCTGGAAGAAACGGGTGGCGCACGCCGGCCGGCTGCACGGCCCGTCGCGTCGGCGCAGCGCCTGGCCGCCTGATCCGGCACGAAGGGAGGCCAGGTCCGTGGCTGGAGTGGATTGCCGGCCAGGGCCGGCGCGAACCCTCAGTGCAGGGCTTTTTTCTCCGGCTGCACCAGGATGAAGGGGTGCACCACCGAGGCCCAGAGGGCGGCGTCGGCGGCGGTCCAGGTACTTGCCTGCAGGTCCGACACCTTGGCCACCTTGCCCTCGGCCATCCAGCGCGAAATGCTGTCCTTGTCGTCGTGCGAGACGCGCAGGGCGACCTCGATCAGGTCGAGTTCTTCGCTGACGTAGATCACGTTGCCCTGGGCGAAATGGCGCTCCAGCTCGCTCCACTGGATGCGGCCGGTCTCGCGGTTGATCTTGTCATGCAGTTCGGTATCGTTCTCGGGCTTGGTTTTCATGTGTGGCTCGTGTGCTGCAATGTTCAGATGATCTCGACCGTGGGAAGCGGCGAACCCGCCCATGTTAACCGATAGGCCTGCGCCTTGCGTACATTGCCGACCAGCGCGGGCCGGAAGCAGGCGAGGTTGGTGCCGCTGGATGCGCGCACGCTCGGGTAGATGATGCCCATGGAGCCGGCCTCCAGCAGCTCGGCCGCCAGCGCCTGGGAAGCCACGTAGCTTTGCGGGTCGAGGCAGGCGGCCAGGCTGCGTACGCCGCGAATGTCGTGGAAGCTGCCGGAAAAATCGGCCAGCATCGCCTGGTAGGTGACGCTGTCGTCGAAGCGCTTGATTTCCTGGTATTCGACGGCCTTGTGGAAGCTGACCTCGGCCAGGGCCGTCTCTGCCTCGAAGGCGCAGTACCACGCGCCGCGGCTGCCATCGTTGAAACGGCTGCCTTCCGGGCGCGCGTAGGTATAGGCGGCGTTGATGATGCGGAACTGCGGCACGCCGAACACCAGCTCGTCGACGCCGATACCTGGCAGCAGGCCGCTCTCGCCGCGCAGGCGCTCGTTGGTGGCGTTGTCGAGATCGAAGAGGTCGCGCAGGGTGGCGTCGTCGTCGGCCAGCGGCGCCAGCACCGAATCCTCGACGTCGGCAAAGCGCGACGGGATCAGGCGGCAGGTGTCGAACTGGCGCAGGCTCGTCAGTTTGGGAACGACGGCCAAGGTCAGAGGCCTCCGCGGCGCGCGTCGAGTAGCTGGCGCACCGTCTGCATGGCCAGCAGGCCGCCGCCCAGCATGTGGGCCAGCGGGGTGCGACCGCCGAAAATCATGTTGCTGTTCGGGAGCATTACCCACTCGTCGGCGAGCTTGTCGCCATACAGGATGTGCAGGGCCTTGTAGATGCCGAGCAGGTAGGAGATGCGCGTGATGCGGTCGACCTCCAGCACGCGGTCGCTGTTCTTCTTCCAGTCGTAGAAGCTTGATCCGGACAAGCCGCCGAGGAGTTCGCGCGCATCGTCGTCGCGCAGCTGCCAGGCGGCGGCCAGCTTGAAGAAGCCCGTCAGGGCGGATTTCGACAGGCGCTCGCGCTCGGCGCGGGAATTCAGGTCGATCAGCACCGCCGGTTCGAAGCGGCTCCTGGGATAAGAGTAGGCGTGGGCGGGTTTCATCAGGTTCCTCCGATAATGGAGTCGTTATACTCCGTTTTCGTACCTGATGCAACTGATAGTTGTCAAGCCGGCAGCGCCGTGACAGAATCGCTGTCGACTTGTCAATAGGAAATTATTCTATGCGTTGGCGTTCGGCGGGGCTTCTTCTGGTGGCAGCGGTCGTGATAGCGGTGGCCGCGGCGGGCTTGGCACGTGGTTCGCGGGTGCCCGCGGACGCGCTCAGGCAGCAGGTCTTCCAGGCCGAGCGCGGCTTTGCCGCAACGATGAAGGCGCGCGATTTCGACGCCTTCACCGGCTACCTGTCGCGCGAGGCCGTGTTCATGAGCCCCGCGGGCCGCAGCGCGGCAAGGAAGCCGTCGCCGTCGCCTGGCGGCCGTATTTCGACAAGCCGGATGCGCCGTTCTCGTGGGAGCCGGACCAGGTCGAGGTGCTCGATTCGGGCACGCTCGCTTTCAGCAGCGGTCCGGTGCGCGATCCGTCGGGCAAGCAGGTCGGGCGCTTCAATTCCGTCTGGCGGCTGGAAGGGCCGGGAACCTGGCGGGTGGTGTTCGATCGCGGGTGCGATTGCGGGCGCTAGCGGGGGCAGCAGCGAAACGAGGCGCACGGCGAGCAGACGCGTGGTTTCCGCTGCCGGTTGGACGCGTGGGCGGCGCGAGCGTCGCGTGGACGTCGCGGTCGCGGTGGAGCCGACCACCCTACGGTTATGCCGGTTCGGCGTGCTCCACCAGCAGCTGCACTTTAGTGACCCCGTTGTACTCGTTGGCGTCCAGCCTGAACGCCACGCGCGCACGGTCTCCCAGCCCCTCGGTGCGGCCGAACCAGATGGCGTCGTAGCGGCGGCCATTCTTCTCCAGCAGCAGTTTCAGGTGCTTTTCCTTCAGGATGCGCTGGCTCAGCACGCGGAATTCGTCGCAGAACACGGGCGGCGCAAAGCCCTGGCCCCAGACCTGGCCATCGCACAGCTCGATGAAGGCGGTGGAGTAGAACTCGTCCTCGAGCGGGCCGTCGGTCTCGACCACGCGCTCGAGCTGGGCTTCGGTCAGCCAGGCGCGGCCCACGGCCTCGAAGGCCTGGCAGAAGGTGTCGAAGGATTCGTGGCGGATGGTGAGGCCGGCCGCCATCGCGTGGCCGCCGAACTTGTCGATCAGGCCTGGCACGCGTTTGGATACCAGGTCGAGCGCGTCGCGCATGTGAAAGCCGGGGATCGAGCGGCCCGAACCCTTGATGAGGCCCGCGCCGCCCGGCGCGAAGGTGATCGTCGGCCGGAAGAACTTTTCCTTCAGGCGCGAGGCGACGATGCCGATCACGCCCTGGTGCCAGCCTTCGTCGAACACGGCAATCGTGCTGCTGTCCTGGGGCGCGAAGCTGTCCAGGTGCAGCAGGGCGGTATCCTGCATCTCGGCTTCGATTTCGCGGCGCTTGAGGTTGATTTCGTTGAGCTGCTGGGCGATCGCCCAGGCGCGGCCCTCGTCGTCGGTGGTGAGGCACTCGATCCCGAGCGACATGTCTTCCAGCCTTCCGGCGG from Massilia sp. Se16.2.3 carries:
- a CDS encoding SEL1-like repeat protein — protein: MIRQAAEGGVPAAMFVLANMLAAGEGTSRDEAASRRWLEAAAARDYPEALQGLAMLEPDPRKAELLMRQAAHAMTHRGAD
- a CDS encoding GAF domain-containing protein, yielding MNSNLMEEDPILTTSAAARLLGVATSTVQLWMESGAIESWKTPGGHRRTRESHIRALMNKVSGQAGFEERRVPPTPTDPEYLPDPDARFPVPADEGQRLAAVAAAHLVDTPAEERYDRIVRLASKVTESPIALISILTAKRQWFKARVGLQPQQTPREWAFCSHAILQDGPFVVEDAMSDERFANNPLVLADPHIRFYAGVPLRDRAGQAMGTLCVIDREPRKLRSSELQALTDLAAIAAEEIAKNEG
- a CDS encoding methyl-accepting chemotaxis protein, producing the protein MAFQTNISALNAAVEAARAGEQGRGFAVVASEVRNLAHRSAAAAKEIKLLIEDSVGKVDAGTALVGEAGDTMRRVVDGVGRVSAIMGSISAATRGQGEGIERVDAAIVRLDEMTLQNAAPVEEASAAAQSLRLQADELAAVVGTFQLEETGGARRPAARPVASAQRLAA
- a CDS encoding DUF2288 domain-containing protein, which produces MKTKPENDTELHDKINRETGRIQWSELERHFAQGNVIYVSEELDLIEVALRVSHDDKDSISRWMAEGKVAKVSDLQASTWTAADAALWASVVHPFILVQPEKKALH
- a CDS encoding RES family NAD+ phosphorylase, with the protein product MAVVPKLTSLRQFDTCRLIPSRFADVEDSVLAPLADDDATLRDLFDLDNATNERLRGESGLLPGIGVDELVFGVPQFRIINAAYTYARPEGSRFNDGSRGAWYCAFEAETALAEVSFHKAVEYQEIKRFDDSVTYQAMLADFSGSFHDIRGVRSLAACLDPQSYVASQALAAELLEAGSMGIIYPSVRASSGTNLACFRPALVGNVRKAQAYRLTWAGSPLPTVEII
- a CDS encoding antitoxin Xre-like helix-turn-helix domain-containing protein — encoded protein: MKPAHAYSYPRSRFEPAVLIDLNSRAERERLSKSALTGFFKLAAAWQLRDDDARELLGGLSGSSFYDWKKNSDRVLEVDRITRISYLLGIYKALHILYGDKLADEWVMLPNSNMIFGGRTPLAHMLGGGLLAMQTVRQLLDARRGGL